Within the Pseudomonas mendocina genome, the region TCTGTTTCATCATCACTGTAGTAGATGCGTTCACCGTTGGCGTCGGTGCGGTAGTAGCTGAAGCCTTCGGGAATCTGCGCCAGGCGCCGGCGCAGATCGCGACATTCACCGGCCCGCTCTTCGCGCTGCGCGGCTGCCGTGGCCGCTGCCTGCTGCTGCTCCTCGCGCCTGGCGTCATAGAAACGCTGCGTGCGCGCCTCACGCTCACGGGTGGAGGCGTCACGCTCGACCACCTGCGGCTTAACCTCCACGGTTTCAGCCCCTGCCACGGGGCGCTGAGCGAAATGCACGCGCCCCTGCTCGTCCGTCCAGCGATAGATCTCGGCTGTCGCCAACGTCGGCAGCAGCGCGGCGATCAGCAATAAGTGACGCATGTTCATCCTCCATGAAGGCCATGCGCCAGCTTATACCGCGTCGCGGTGCCAGGAAATGCCGGACGACAGAAGGCTCAGAGCGCGGCAGGACTGGCCTTGGCTGCCGTCGCCGGGCTGTGGTGGCCCAGTTGTTCCAAGGTCTGCAGGCGGGCACGTGCGCGGTAGGCGTATTCGCTGGCCGGGTAACGCGTGATGATGAACTGATAGGTCTGCGCCGCATCGACGAACAGGCTTTCCCGCTCCAGGCATTGGCCACGCAACAGGGAAATCTCCGGCTGCAGGTAGCTGCGCGAGCGGCTCTTGCGCTCGGCTTGTGAAAGCTCCAGCGCGACCTGAGCGCAATCGCCTTCGTTGTAGGCACGATAGGCGTTGTTCAGATGATGATCGAGCGAGACGCGGGTGCAACCTGTGGCAGCCACGGCCACGGCCAGAATGATCAGGGTACGCATGGGCAAGTCCTCCAATGAGTAGTGTATCGACAGCGCAGGGAAAAACTGAACAGCGACAAACCTCCGATGGGTTTTGCCGGCCGTACCTTGGCGCTGACTGGCGTGCTGACTAGACTGCGCCGCATCGGCCCATTCCGGCCAAGGAGCCCGCATGTCGCTCGCCCGCCTGCTTCCCCTCGTCATCGGTGCCAGCCTGCTTAGCGCCTGCGCCCCGACCACGCCGCTGTTCATCGCCCAGGTCACCACCAACGAGGTGGTGGAATACAAGGCGCTGAAGACCAAACGCATGACCGCCGCCATCGAAGAAGAAGGCGACCTGCTCACCTACAGTGCCCTGGCCATTCGCGACGCCCACAGCGCCAAGGCCGAAGCGCTGTATCTGGACGGCTACCGCGACCGCCAACTGAGCGGCGAGGTGCGTGCCATCGCTCTGTATCAGATCGGTCTGATCTACATGAACCGCTTCAACGAGCAGCGCGACGATGCCAAGGCGCTCAACTACTTCTACAAGGTGCTCAACGAGTTTCCCGCCAGCCAGGCCGCCAGCCGCGCCGAGGAGCGCATCGCCACGATCCGCCTGCGCGCTGACGAGCCGATCCAGCAGACGTCGCGCGAGCTGCTGGCGAACTGGCAACCGAGTCAGAATCTGGACTTGTACAAGCCCAGCCTGGACCCGGACATGACCCTGCTGTCGCGTCGTGCCGTGCTCAAGGGGCGCGTCGACGAAGCCGAGCAACTGTACCTGCTGGGCCTGGCCGACCCGCACGTGCCTGCGGACATCAAGGAAAAGGCGCTGTATCAACTGGCGCTGATGCACATGGCGCCGGACAATCCCGACGCCAACCGCGACAAGGCCATTGCCTATCTGCGCCGTCTGCTGGTGCAGTTCCCCAATGGC harbors:
- a CDS encoding tetratricopeptide repeat protein, whose translation is MRTLIILAVAVAATGCTRVSLDHHLNNAYRAYNEGDCAQVALELSQAERKSRSRSYLQPEISLLRGQCLERESLFVDAAQTYQFIITRYPASEYAYRARARLQTLEQLGHHSPATAAKASPAAL
- a CDS encoding DUF4124 domain-containing protein, translating into MRHLLLIAALLPTLATAEIYRWTDEQGRVHFAQRPVAGAETVEVKPQVVERDASTREREARTQRFYDARREEQQQAAATAAAQREERAGECRDLRRRLAQIPEGFSYYRTDANGERIYYSDDETDAARRQLRERIAQRCT
- a CDS encoding tetratricopeptide repeat protein, whose protein sequence is MSLARLLPLVIGASLLSACAPTTPLFIAQVTTNEVVEYKALKTKRMTAAIEEEGDLLTYSALAIRDAHSAKAEALYLDGYRDRQLSGEVRAIALYQIGLIYMNRFNEQRDDAKALNYFYKVLNEFPASQAASRAEERIATIRLRADEPIQQTSRELLANWQPSQNLDLYKPSLDPDMTLLSRRAVLKGRVDEAEQLYLLGLADPHVPADIKEKALYQLALMHMAPDNPDANRDKAIAYLRRLLVQFPNGELSAKAARHLDLALNPGLR